One window from the genome of Candidatus Manganitrophaceae bacterium encodes:
- a CDS encoding glycosyltransferase family 4 protein, with protein MKIIFFTENHYRGGLDTFLTTLINHWPYPEDDLALICNRSHPGLDWIKSKLARQCEITPHRLPGQSEWYRGNSQRKFLSNRLAKGCLSLLRKTLAYPFFMVHVMALIFKFKKMRYDRLMVVNGGYPASLSCRAASIAWNLAGKRPLSIHNFHSLAQASPVWYRWIESLIDRGVLNSSRAMVSVSDACIHSLHKLKVFRGATNSRFIYNGISPGKQQCGYREAALSDLGIPEEAPLCLMLATYHPYKGHDFFFRAFSEVIRSVPNARALICGDGRPSEIFRVRCAISSLGLDQQVIVQGHRADVDLLLQRAQVLVVPSQAFESFSLVIVEAMARRLPVVATRVGGIPEVMPDGMGGLLCDVNDVEGFGRNILKILSDLDLAKKLGEMGFRRYSDKFTADKMAKEYAGLVRLHDHAFENQSHFNMG; from the coding sequence ATGAAAATTATTTTTTTTACGGAAAACCATTATCGGGGAGGCCTCGATACGTTTCTCACCACGCTGATTAATCATTGGCCCTATCCGGAGGATGACTTGGCATTGATCTGCAATCGCAGTCATCCCGGGCTTGATTGGATTAAATCAAAACTGGCCCGTCAGTGCGAAATTACGCCGCACCGATTACCGGGGCAGTCTGAATGGTACAGGGGGAATAGTCAAAGAAAATTCCTATCGAATCGTTTGGCGAAGGGTTGTTTATCTCTCCTGCGTAAAACACTCGCTTACCCATTTTTTATGGTTCACGTGATGGCGCTCATATTCAAGTTTAAGAAAATGCGTTATGACAGGCTCATGGTGGTAAATGGTGGATATCCCGCGAGCCTAAGCTGCCGTGCAGCGAGTATCGCCTGGAATCTGGCCGGTAAAAGGCCTCTTTCCATACACAACTTCCACAGCCTCGCACAAGCATCACCCGTTTGGTACAGATGGATAGAAAGCCTCATCGACAGAGGAGTATTAAATTCCAGCCGTGCAATGGTCTCCGTTTCTGATGCGTGCATCCATTCGCTTCATAAACTGAAGGTCTTTCGCGGTGCAACCAACAGTCGATTTATCTATAACGGTATTTCACCGGGAAAACAGCAATGCGGTTATAGAGAGGCAGCGCTGAGCGATCTGGGAATTCCGGAGGAAGCGCCATTATGCCTCATGCTTGCCACATATCATCCTTATAAAGGTCATGATTTTTTCTTCCGCGCATTCTCTGAGGTCATCCGGTCCGTTCCGAATGCGCGGGCGTTGATATGCGGAGATGGTCGCCCATCCGAAATATTCCGTGTGCGGTGCGCCATCTCGTCTCTTGGTCTGGATCAACAGGTCATTGTGCAAGGGCACCGAGCTGACGTGGATTTATTGCTCCAGAGGGCGCAAGTCCTGGTCGTCCCCTCACAGGCTTTTGAATCATTCAGTCTCGTCATCGTTGAGGCAATGGCCAGGAGGCTTCCAGTCGTTGCAACCCGGGTGGGTGGAATACCCGAAGTGATGCCCGACGGCATGGGCGGACTGCTATGCGACGTTAATGATGTTGAAGGCTTTGGACGTAACATCCTAAAAATACTTAGCGATCTAGATCTAGCAAAAAAGCTGGGTGAGATGGGATTTAGAAGATATTCCGATAAATTTACTGCGGATAAAATGGCGAAGGAGTACGCCGGCCTTGTTAGGCTGCATGATCATGCTTTCGAAAATCAGTCACATTTTAATATGGGGTGA
- a CDS encoding class I SAM-dependent methyltransferase codes for MDIWNKQYKNIAIKADYRVHDKILELLNKTSLRHGDLLDIACGEGALAQRIIDENPGLNVDVNDINLSSIFCQGYKNKYSVDLNKQNFEFPKQYDVIIAVEIIEHIENPWNFMRAVRRALKPGGVILLSTPNIDSIFDRIFFLIYGYHFYFGERGIVNSGGHITMVPMWLINHMCMSSRMKIIHQCHVDTSPHHGLRYRLLKLFLSQILMLAKNRNDASINILQINSITQEGV; via the coding sequence GTGGATATTTGGAATAAGCAGTACAAGAATATCGCGATCAAAGCGGATTATCGAGTTCACGATAAAATTCTTGAGCTTCTAAATAAAACCTCTTTACGCCACGGTGACTTGTTGGATATCGCATGCGGTGAAGGTGCTCTTGCACAAAGAATAATAGATGAAAATCCGGGTCTCAACGTAGACGTAAATGACATAAACCTAAGCTCTATCTTTTGCCAAGGGTATAAAAATAAGTACTCTGTTGATTTGAATAAACAAAACTTTGAATTTCCGAAACAATACGACGTCATTATCGCTGTTGAAATCATTGAACATATCGAGAACCCTTGGAACTTTATGCGTGCGGTCCGCCGCGCCCTTAAGCCTGGAGGGGTGATTTTACTTTCGACTCCAAATATTGATTCTATTTTTGATCGGATATTTTTTTTAATTTACGGTTACCATTTTTATTTTGGAGAACGAGGAATTGTGAATTCCGGAGGACATATTACGATGGTACCGATGTGGCTGATTAACCATATGTGTATGTCAAGCCGGATGAAAATCATACATCAATGTCATGTCGATACCAGCCCTCACCATGGACTCAGGTATAGACTCTTGAAATTATTTCTGAGCCAGATCCTGATGTTGGCAAAAAACAGAAATGATGCATCGATAAATATCTTGCAGATTAATTCGATAACCCAAGAAGGTGTTTAG
- the rfbF gene encoding glucose-1-phosphate cytidylyltransferase, with protein MKTIILCGGYGTRIRDVADNLPKPMIPVGRYPILWHLMKYYASFDHKDFVLCLGYKGQVIKEFFLNYEAQTRDCTVTLGARKSIEFHTNHEEMDWRVTLAETGTEAMTGARLRKVRHYIGADEHFMLTYGDGLGNVDLDQVLAFHKKHGRILTVTGVRPPGRFGELMNSPEGLVTEFNEKPQATGGRISGGFFVCRREIFDYLDDRENLTFEQEPMRRLVKDAEMMMYPHEGFWQPMDTYRDYTYLNSLVTKGEAPWIRW; from the coding sequence ATGAAAACGATCATCCTCTGCGGCGGCTACGGCACCCGTATCCGCGACGTCGCCGACAATCTGCCGAAGCCGATGATCCCCGTCGGCCGGTACCCGATCCTCTGGCACCTGATGAAGTACTACGCCAGCTTCGATCATAAAGATTTTGTCTTATGCCTGGGATACAAAGGCCAGGTGATCAAGGAGTTCTTCCTCAATTACGAAGCCCAGACGCGCGACTGCACGGTGACGCTCGGCGCAAGGAAGTCGATCGAGTTCCACACCAATCATGAAGAGATGGACTGGCGGGTCACGCTGGCCGAGACCGGCACCGAAGCGATGACCGGCGCGCGCCTCAGAAAAGTACGGCACTATATCGGCGCCGACGAACATTTCATGCTGACCTACGGCGACGGCCTGGGCAATGTCGATCTCGATCAGGTCCTCGCCTTCCACAAAAAGCATGGGCGTATTTTGACGGTGACCGGCGTCCGCCCGCCCGGCCGGTTCGGGGAGCTGATGAACTCTCCCGAAGGGTTGGTAACGGAGTTCAATGAGAAGCCCCAGGCGACAGGGGGCCGGATCTCCGGCGGGTTTTTCGTCTGCCGCCGGGAAATCTTCGACTACCTGGACGACCGCGAAAATTTGACCTTCGAGCAGGAGCCGATGCGCCGGCTGGTGAAAGATGCCGAGATGATGATGTACCCGCATGAAGGCTTCTGGCAGCCGATGGACACCTATCGCGATTACACCTACCTGAACAGCTTGGTCACCAAAGGCGAGGCGCCATGGATCCGATGGTAA
- the rfbG gene encoding CDP-glucose 4,6-dehydratase, with product MVNQNLFDDLFRGRRVLVTGDTGFKGSWLSLWLHELGAEVLGFALPPERENDHFNLLGLESLIEHVNGDIRDDRAIHKAVDGFQPEILFHLAAQPLVRLSYSEPKLTFDTNVAGSVNVLEAARRCASLQVVVYVTSDKCYRNNEWIWGYRETDPLGGHDPYSASKAAAELVFSAYQDSYFNARAGFGAATVRAGNVIGGGDWAADRLVPDAIRALQVEKPIQIRNPHSTRPWQHVLEPLSGYLLTAARLLREPKRFAGPWNFGPDAESIRTVGDLVKMIVAEWGSGKVETAPEAGAPHEARLLQLNCDKANQLLHWRSKWNAKRAVAETVRWYRGVFEGQSAFEISRKQILEYMETK from the coding sequence ATGGTAAACCAAAATTTATTCGACGACCTCTTTCGCGGCCGCCGGGTGCTGGTGACCGGCGACACCGGATTCAAAGGCTCCTGGCTCTCCCTCTGGCTCCATGAATTGGGAGCCGAGGTGCTCGGATTCGCGCTTCCCCCCGAACGGGAAAACGATCACTTCAACCTGCTGGGCCTGGAGAGTCTGATCGAGCATGTCAACGGCGATATCCGGGACGATCGGGCCATCCACAAGGCGGTCGACGGGTTCCAGCCTGAAATCCTTTTCCACCTGGCGGCCCAGCCGCTGGTGCGCCTTTCGTACTCGGAGCCGAAGCTGACCTTCGATACGAACGTGGCCGGATCGGTCAATGTCCTGGAAGCCGCCAGGCGGTGCGCGTCGCTCCAGGTGGTGGTCTATGTCACCTCCGACAAGTGCTACCGGAACAACGAATGGATCTGGGGGTACCGGGAGACCGATCCGCTCGGCGGGCACGATCCTTACAGCGCCTCCAAGGCGGCGGCGGAGCTGGTCTTCTCGGCCTATCAGGACTCCTACTTCAACGCGCGGGCCGGTTTCGGCGCGGCGACCGTTCGGGCAGGCAATGTCATCGGAGGAGGGGACTGGGCGGCGGACCGGCTGGTGCCTGACGCGATCCGCGCCCTGCAGGTGGAGAAGCCGATCCAGATCCGCAACCCCCACTCGACCCGGCCCTGGCAGCATGTCCTGGAGCCGTTGTCGGGTTATCTGCTGACGGCGGCCCGCCTCCTTCGCGAGCCGAAGCGTTTTGCCGGTCCGTGGAATTTCGGGCCCGACGCCGAATCGATCCGGACCGTCGGCGATCTGGTTAAGATGATCGTTGCCGAATGGGGAAGCGGAAAAGTTGAGACCGCTCCGGAAGCCGGTGCGCCGCATGAAGCGCGGCTACTCCAGCTGAACTGCGACAAGGCGAATCAGCTCCTCCATTGGCGGTCGAAGTGGAATGCGAAGCGTGCGGTGGCGGAAACTGTCCGATGGTACCGCGGTGTGTTCGAAGGACAAAGCGCCTTCGAGATTTCCCGCAAACAAATTTTGGAATACATGGAGACGAAATGA
- a CDS encoding dTDP-4-dehydrorhamnose 3,5-epimerase family protein: MIEGVKITPLKQILDERGKIMHMMRCDAEGFPGFGEIYFSCVHPGAIKGWHIHKEMILNYAVPHGNIKFVLYDDRQNSSTRGKLQEIFLGPDNYFLVTVPPGVWNGFKGIGQEMAIVANCASIPHRADEIDRLDPFDPAIPYNWEIQHR; the protein is encoded by the coding sequence ATGATCGAGGGGGTCAAGATCACCCCGCTCAAGCAGATTTTGGACGAGCGGGGCAAGATCATGCACATGATGCGCTGCGACGCGGAGGGTTTTCCAGGCTTTGGGGAGATCTATTTCTCGTGCGTCCATCCGGGCGCGATCAAAGGCTGGCATATCCACAAAGAAATGATCCTGAACTACGCCGTTCCGCATGGCAACATCAAGTTTGTTCTCTATGATGATCGCCAGAACAGCTCGACGCGGGGCAAGTTGCAGGAGATATTCCTGGGCCCCGACAATTACTTCTTGGTGACGGTCCCTCCGGGAGTTTGGAACGGTTTCAAGGGAATCGGGCAAGAGATGGCGATCGTCGCCAACTGTGCTTCCATTCCCCACCGTGCCGACGAGATCGACCGCCTCGACCCCTTTGATCCTGCGATTCCTTACAATTGGGAGATCCAACACCGATGA
- a CDS encoding SDR family oxidoreductase, giving the protein MSKRVLITGGFGYLGGRIAMELASSSNLKIRLGSRKAKPAPVWLPAAETAAIDVMEPASLPAALRDVEAVVHLAAMNENDCIADPGRALQVNTLGTLNLLRAAIAAGAARFIYFSTAHVYGAPLVGHLTEATPPRPIHPYAITHHAAEDFVLAAHDEKKITGIVIRLSNGFGAPTHPEVDRWTLLVNDLCRQAVQTRKMVLRSSGLQQRDFIPVEDVGRAVGHLLELTREECGDGLFNLGRGTSWSIWEMTQWIATRCKIVLGFRPEIVRPEPALHEQSPFLRYDCEKLRKTGFIPKGVVEQELDDTLQLCSQAWGRIK; this is encoded by the coding sequence ATGAGCAAACGGGTCCTGATCACGGGCGGGTTCGGCTATCTGGGAGGGCGGATCGCAATGGAGCTGGCAAGCTCCTCGAACTTGAAGATCCGGCTCGGGAGCCGGAAGGCGAAGCCGGCGCCGGTCTGGCTCCCGGCGGCGGAAACGGCGGCGATTGACGTAATGGAACCGGCTTCGCTTCCGGCGGCGCTGCGCGATGTCGAGGCGGTGGTCCACCTGGCGGCGATGAATGAAAACGACTGCATCGCCGACCCCGGGAGGGCGCTCCAGGTCAACACGCTCGGCACCCTGAATCTCCTCCGGGCGGCGATCGCTGCCGGCGCGGCGCGCTTCATCTACTTCTCGACGGCGCATGTTTACGGCGCGCCGCTGGTTGGCCATCTGACTGAAGCGACGCCGCCGAGGCCGATCCATCCCTATGCCATTACGCATCACGCCGCCGAAGATTTTGTCCTCGCCGCGCATGATGAGAAAAAGATCACCGGCATCGTGATCCGGCTTTCGAATGGATTCGGGGCACCGACCCATCCGGAAGTCGACCGTTGGACGCTGCTGGTGAACGATCTCTGCCGCCAGGCGGTCCAGACGCGTAAGATGGTTTTGAGGTCGAGCGGTCTGCAGCAGCGCGATTTTATTCCGGTGGAAGATGTGGGGCGCGCGGTCGGGCATCTGCTGGAGCTCACGCGGGAGGAATGCGGCGACGGTCTGTTCAACCTGGGAAGAGGAACGTCATGGAGCATCTGGGAGATGACGCAGTGGATCGCCACCCGCTGCAAAATCGTTTTGGGATTCCGGCCTGAAATTGTTCGTCCCGAACCGGCCTTACACGAGCAGTCTCCTTTCCTCCGGTACGACTGTGAAAAGCTTCGCAAAACAGGTTTCATCCCAAAGGGTGTCGTGGAGCAGGAGCTGGACGACACCCTCCAGCTCTGTTCGCAGGCGTGGGGCCGGATAAAATGA
- a CDS encoding glycosyltransferase produces MMSEPSLKRAPRVSVIMTIYNAGPYLKEAVDSLLFQTFDSWELIAVENGSSDESPAVLAGYRDERVRTFALPKNIGRTPALRYAFERAEGKYIAVLDADDVSYPERLKRQADYLDQHPEIGLVGSWADQINEQGEVTGKHKPSSDNRELNESLGWSNPFVHSSIMYRTDLARKTGGYPESYTYAQDYALILNMAKEARVALLPEPLIQWRILKTSITRSPEYAVVAAREGFLLFQIAGQNGSLSKSSLKRKQLSQAVSQLKYGYSLMKNENFFGGLRLAVGAVLKNPACLIMNGPIVRLIQSIRTAL; encoded by the coding sequence ATGATGAGCGAACCGTCGCTGAAAAGAGCGCCCCGAGTCTCGGTGATCATGACGATCTACAATGCGGGGCCCTATCTGAAAGAGGCGGTCGACAGCCTTCTCTTCCAGACCTTTGATAGCTGGGAGCTGATCGCGGTTGAAAACGGCTCGTCGGACGAATCGCCGGCCGTCTTAGCCGGTTATCGGGATGAACGGGTCCGAACGTTCGCGTTGCCCAAAAACATCGGCCGGACCCCGGCGCTGCGCTACGCCTTCGAGCGGGCGGAAGGGAAGTACATCGCCGTATTGGATGCGGACGATGTCTCCTATCCGGAGAGACTTAAAAGACAGGCCGACTATCTGGACCAGCACCCGGAGATCGGGCTGGTCGGCTCATGGGCGGATCAGATCAACGAACAGGGTGAGGTGACGGGGAAACACAAACCTTCGTCGGATAACCGTGAATTAAATGAGTCACTCGGGTGGTCCAACCCTTTTGTTCATTCATCGATCATGTATCGAACCGATTTAGCGAGAAAGACCGGCGGGTATCCGGAGAGTTATACCTATGCTCAAGACTATGCGCTCATCCTGAATATGGCGAAGGAAGCCCGGGTCGCCCTTCTGCCGGAGCCTCTCATTCAATGGCGGATTCTAAAAACCAGTATTACCCGGTCTCCGGAATATGCGGTAGTCGCCGCGAGAGAAGGCTTCCTCCTCTTTCAAATCGCGGGACAAAATGGCTCTCTTTCGAAATCCTCGTTGAAGCGGAAACAACTCAGCCAGGCGGTGTCACAGCTGAAATACGGATATTCCTTAATGAAGAATGAAAATTTTTTTGGGGGCCTTCGTTTGGCGGTCGGAGCGGTGCTTAAAAACCCGGCTTGCCTCATTATGAATGGACCAATCGTACGCCTCATTCAATCGATCAGGACGGCTCTCTGA
- the asnB gene encoding asparagine synthase (glutamine-hydrolyzing), with amino-acid sequence MCGIAGIVGSGQHENIAVVKQMTRAMALRGPDGEGIWHEGPVFLGHRRLSIIDLEGGHQPMIVRRDGKNHVIVFNGEIYNHAAIRQRLLRGGVQCESRSDTEALLRLLMEREIPDALNETTGMFAFARWDPDHQRLVLARDRIGIKPLYYHHASDGILSFSSSLDSLTCNQNIERVMDMEALEYFLTLGYPPAPLTLYKGIYELPPGYYLVWENGKIEIQCYWKVDWNRKFKGTEDEAAEQLNGLLNEVVRDHLVSDVPVGAFLSGGIDSSSVVARASRQAGKDFETFTISFPDQQYDESSSARLVADHLKVRHSVIPMANLPVDESACRFTLQQIGQPFADSSCLPTYLVSQSASKKVKVVLSGDGGDELFAGYEDFDWGARICRAQSIPVWTRRLMVTLFTGMTPPPFLRHRSRQAKKGLSYSLLSREEMLIRLKSIIDPEELSNLTWLFEAGGPELSRLRSYLNEERSLEFTAALSRFLTEICLPGDMLRKVDSMSMAASIEVRVPLLDHRLVEFAQSLPVSMKVKGKVRKTLLCRAVKPDLPAEIFRNRKWGFSIPLHKTFDPSFLSFCRKTLTDPNSCVLRLFGKANIDRILSWNEADTNPVEHIWSTYTISHVLWMLIQLEMWCQEKRIALPVESFCRG; translated from the coding sequence ATGTGTGGCATCGCTGGAATCGTCGGCTCCGGTCAACATGAGAACATCGCGGTCGTTAAACAGATGACCCGGGCGATGGCGCTTCGAGGTCCGGATGGAGAAGGGATCTGGCATGAAGGGCCAGTTTTCCTAGGCCATCGGCGTCTATCGATCATCGATCTGGAAGGCGGCCATCAACCGATGATCGTAAGGCGCGATGGGAAAAACCACGTCATCGTATTTAATGGAGAAATTTATAACCATGCGGCAATCAGGCAAAGACTATTGCGGGGGGGAGTTCAATGCGAATCCCGCAGCGATACAGAGGCTTTGCTGCGGCTGCTGATGGAACGGGAGATACCGGACGCGCTCAACGAAACGACGGGTATGTTTGCCTTTGCAAGGTGGGATCCCGATCATCAACGCCTCGTGTTGGCACGTGATCGGATTGGGATTAAGCCGCTCTATTATCATCATGCTTCGGATGGGATACTCTCATTCAGCTCATCGCTTGACAGCCTCACCTGCAATCAAAACATCGAACGGGTGATGGATATGGAGGCGTTGGAGTATTTCTTGACGCTCGGTTACCCACCGGCTCCTTTGACGCTCTATAAAGGAATTTACGAGTTGCCGCCCGGATACTATCTGGTGTGGGAGAACGGTAAAATCGAAATTCAATGCTATTGGAAAGTGGATTGGAACCGGAAATTCAAAGGGACGGAAGATGAGGCCGCCGAGCAGTTAAACGGCCTACTTAATGAAGTCGTTCGAGATCATCTGGTGAGTGATGTGCCGGTCGGAGCATTCCTCAGCGGCGGCATCGATTCCAGCTCCGTGGTGGCCCGCGCCAGCAGACAGGCCGGAAAGGATTTCGAGACCTTTACAATCTCCTTCCCGGATCAACAATATGACGAAAGTTCCTCTGCACGCTTGGTTGCCGACCACCTCAAGGTTCGCCATTCGGTCATTCCGATGGCCAATCTGCCCGTCGACGAATCGGCCTGCCGTTTCACACTACAACAGATCGGCCAGCCCTTTGCAGATTCTTCCTGTTTGCCGACTTATCTGGTGTCACAGAGTGCATCAAAGAAAGTAAAGGTGGTCCTGTCGGGCGACGGCGGGGACGAGCTCTTTGCGGGCTATGAAGATTTCGATTGGGGAGCCCGGATTTGCCGGGCTCAGAGTATCCCGGTTTGGACCCGCCGGCTGATGGTGACGCTCTTCACCGGCATGACACCCCCTCCCTTCCTGCGTCATCGATCCCGGCAGGCGAAGAAAGGATTGTCATACAGCTTACTCTCTCGGGAGGAGATGCTGATCCGTTTAAAGTCTATTATCGATCCCGAGGAACTTTCGAACCTGACTTGGTTATTTGAGGCAGGAGGTCCTGAATTGTCGCGGCTTCGATCCTATTTAAACGAAGAGCGCTCGCTCGAATTCACCGCTGCCCTGAGTCGTTTTCTGACGGAAATCTGCCTGCCCGGCGACATGCTAAGAAAAGTGGACAGCATGAGCATGGCGGCATCAATTGAGGTCAGGGTCCCGCTCCTTGATCACCGTCTGGTTGAATTTGCCCAGAGCTTGCCCGTTTCAATGAAGGTGAAAGGAAAGGTTCGGAAAACCTTGTTGTGTCGGGCAGTAAAACCGGACCTGCCCGCAGAGATTTTCAGAAATCGGAAATGGGGCTTTTCCATTCCATTGCATAAGACGTTCGATCCGAGCTTTTTGAGTTTCTGCCGGAAAACCTTGACAGACCCGAACAGCTGCGTATTGCGCTTGTTTGGGAAGGCCAACATTGACCGGATCCTCAGCTGGAATGAAGCCGATACCAATCCGGTCGAGCACATTTGGAGTACTTACACGATCAGCCATGTCCTCTGGATGTTGATTCAACTTGAGATGTGGTGCCAAGAAAAAAGGATTGCATTGCCAGTTGAGAGCTTTTGTCGAGGGTAA